Sequence from the Clostridium saccharobutylicum DSM 13864 genome:
AGGATGTGCAGGCAGTGGTAAAACTGTTGTTGCAATAAGAAAATTGATTTTAAACAAGGAAGAAAATTTAAAATCAATTTATATAACCTGTTCTAATATGATAGTTGATAGGGCGAAAGATATATATTATAGATTTATTGAAAAAGATAATATGACATCTTTTTATACCTTAAGAAATTTGTGCTTTGAAATTATAGGACTCAAAAATCCAATAATAATTGAATATAAAGATTTTTATGAGTGGTTTTTTAATTATGCTTTAGTAAAGGAATATATAAATAAAGTTGATGTGAAAGAAATTTGGATAGAAATATGCTCTCTTATTAAAGGAACTGCAGGTAAAAAGCAGGATTCTAAAGAATTAGAAGGTATTATAAGTGAAGATGAGTATTATAATTCTGAAGAATCTCATCATGACTTAAAGACTAGAAAGATAATATATAGGATAGCAAGAATATATCAATATTGGTTAAAAAACAATAAATATTATGACGATAATGATTTGGCAATGTTATCTTTAAAAAAAATAACATCAAAATACAAATATGATTATGTGATTTATGATGAAATTCAAGATTTAACTGAACTACAATTAAATTTTATATATTCGATTGCCAGAAATGTAAATAATATAATGTTGATTGGAGATATAGATCAAAGCATCAATATAAGTAAATTAAACTTAGATTTCCTAAAAAATATGACCTATGAGAGTAATTCGAAACTTAGTGAAAAATTTATAATTAAAAATTATAGAAATGGATCTGAAACTATAAATTGGATTAATGCTTTTAAACAAATTAAATTTAGTAAATTTAAAAGTATGGGAAAAAACTTCGAACAAGAAGAAGAGTATATTAAGGAAGGAACTAAACCTAAAATAATATATAATGTTAAAAATCAAATTAAAATTCTAAGTAATGTGGATGAGGACGTTAATAGTATAATAATAGTTCCAGATGAAAGCGATAAAAAAGAATTGGAAGATATGGGTTATACATTAGGAAGAGTATTTTCTGTAGAAGATGTAAGAGGATTAGAATATGATAATATCTATTGTTATAATATTTTATCTAAGTTCAATTACATATGGGAAAAGGTATTATCTAATAATTCAAAGTTAGAGGATATATATAGAATATATTTTAATATGGTTTATATAGCTGTAACTAGAGCAAAAAATAAAGTCGTTTTTATTGAAAAAACTATTCCGGTACTAGATAGTGTACTACAAAAACATTGGGATAAAATTGATTATGAAAGTGAAATAGCTATGAATACTAATAAAATGAATATTAAACCATGGTATAAAGGTTTCATGTTAGAGACTAAGAATTCAGTACAAGAAAATGAATTCGATGAAGATACAAGTAAAGTACCAGAAACTGAAAGTTTTAAGGAAAGTGCAGCTGCTGGTATAGGAGGTTTCATTGGAGCTCTAATATCAGGAGGGTTAATTGGAGGAATACTTGGAATTGAAAAAGTGGATGAATGGAGCCAAGAGGCAGAAAAACTTGAAAGGACGGGAAATTATTATCAGGCAGCTTATGCATATAAAAAAGCTGGAAGACAAGCTGATGCAAAAAGGTGTGTAAGAGAACATGAAGTAAAGCTAAGTTATGAAGTGAATATACAGAATTAGTAGGAGTAACTTATATACATAAAAAATAAGAAGTTCTATAATTACTGTTCATCAAGCAAAAGCAATAATATATGTAATAAAGGAGTAAATCAGATGAAAAATGAAAAAATAAATCTAAATCAAGAAGAAGCAACTATACTTGAAGCTCAAGTAATTTCTACAGAAAGCGGTTTTAATAAGGAAAACGAAATAATAATTTCAGATGAACTGCGTAATGAAGAAGTAAATTTAAACAATAATAAAGATATTATGATAACTGAAGTTAATAGTGATGAAATAATTAAAATGAGTAATGAGAATAAGATAGAGTATCTTGAAAAAAATGTTTTTAAAAGCAAATTTGTTTTAGGAAGATTAAACAAGATTAGAGATGGCAAGAATGGGAAATATACATTTGTAGACTTAGTTTTACCATATGATATAAACACTAATTATAAAATTAATGGCACAAATTGGAGAGCATTTTGTGATTTTAACTACGTGCCAAATGATGTCAAACAGACTTTAAACCAAGGAGACTTAATATACTTTAGGCCGGAGTTAAATAGTATAAATCCACATGATATTATTAGAGTAAATGGAATAACCGTAAAAAAGCTGACAAGCTATAAAGAATTTTTAAAAAAGGAAAATATAGAACTTAAAGATGTAAAAATAGGTGGACTAGTTGCATTGGAAAGAGAAGAAGATATTAGAGTATGGGCAACAGAAGAATTTTATAGAAATTTTGGTCAATTACATGATGACTTATTAGCGAATGTAGAAGAAGAGCAGAAAAAAATAGAGAGTATTATGAAAGAGAAAGAAAAATTATACAAATCAATTCAAGATGAAAGAGATAAAGCTGATAAAAAGAAAAAGGATTTAGAAAAAGAGCTAGAAAGAAATAAAAAGAAGGCAGATCAAGAAATAAAAAATAAAGAGGATATGCTAAACAAGAAAAAAAAGGAAATAGAAAATTTAGTGAGAAAACTTGAATATTTTGGGTTTAAGGGTTTCAAAGATAATGAAGAACAAGAGAGTTTACTAAAAGATAATTTATTAGATAGCACATTTAATGAATTATTCGATTATATAAAAAATTATTTAAAATACAATAAAAAATTAATATATAGTGATGATACAATAAGAAGATTTTTAGTTGCTTTACAATCTAATGAGTTAGTAATTTTATCAGGGCCATCAGGAACAGGAAAATCAAGTATAGTTACAGCAGTTGCTGAAGCTATTGGTGGTGTAGCTAAAATAATACCAGTTAAACCAAGTTGGACTGAATCAGAAGATTTGATTGGCTTCTATAATCCAATAGAGAAAAGTTATGTATCAACACCTTTTCTAGATGCACTTGTTGAAGCAAAAAAGAATGAAAATAAAGATAAACTTTATCTTATTTGTTTAGATGAAATGAATT
This genomic interval carries:
- a CDS encoding UvrD-helicase domain-containing protein, giving the protein MNVSQNMELENKELILSKKFYKKLANERDKRKRELILNKMKSFEIILLKSKSKSDIPKAIWIRRIVGTNIYKFRVNSGDRILFQYIEDEDENRILFLDFCNHDSQIRTAKNQVLCMSTVGLEINDKYEYKEDDFDKEIDEEINNDIYGRLETLKQNSVIEDEYICVSIDEGDMEFLSFEQYECISNRNKQSDLILGCAGSGKTVVAIRKLILNKEENLKSIYITCSNMIVDRAKDIYYRFIEKDNMTSFYTLRNLCFEIIGLKNPIIIEYKDFYEWFFNYALVKEYINKVDVKEIWIEICSLIKGTAGKKQDSKELEGIISEDEYYNSEESHHDLKTRKIIYRIARIYQYWLKNNKYYDDNDLAMLSLKKITSKYKYDYVIYDEIQDLTELQLNFIYSIARNVNNIMLIGDIDQSINISKLNLDFLKNMTYESNSKLSEKFIIKNYRNGSETINWINAFKQIKFSKFKSMGKNFEQEEEYIKEGTKPKIIYNVKNQIKILSNVDEDVNSIIIVPDESDKKELEDMGYTLGRVFSVEDVRGLEYDNIYCYNILSKFNYIWEKVLSNNSKLEDIYRIYFNMVYIAVTRAKNKVVFIEKTIPVLDSVLQKHWDKIDYESEIAMNTNKMNIKPWYKGFMLETKNSVQENEFDEDTSKVPETESFKESAAAGIGGFIGALISGGLIGGILGIEKVDEWSQEAEKLERTGNYYQAAYAYKKAGRQADAKRCVREHEVKLSYEVNIQN
- a CDS encoding McrB family protein, whose amino-acid sequence is MKNEKINLNQEEATILEAQVISTESGFNKENEIIISDELRNEEVNLNNNKDIMITEVNSDEIIKMSNENKIEYLEKNVFKSKFVLGRLNKIRDGKNGKYTFVDLVLPYDINTNYKINGTNWRAFCDFNYVPNDVKQTLNQGDLIYFRPELNSINPHDIIRVNGITVKKLTSYKEFLKKENIELKDVKIGGLVALEREEDIRVWATEEFYRNFGQLHDDLLANVEEEQKKIESIMKEKEKLYKSIQDERDKADKKKKDLEKELERNKKKADQEIKNKEDMLNKKKKEIENLVRKLEYFGFKGFKDNEEQESLLKDNLLDSTFNELFDYIKNYLKYNKKLIYSDDTIRRFLVALQSNELVILSGPSGTGKSSIVTAVAEAIGGVAKIIPVKPSWTESEDLIGFYNPIEKSYVSTPFLDALVEAKKNENKDKLYLICLDEMNLSHVEYYFAEFLSKLEVNKENPSIELYSKEILDEVCESIEDTIQLMSGESVEISIDSIKKWCADNSKEYTELIIELKKKIRFIEKYPAIFDIPNNVRFVGTMNIDQTTKLISPKVIDRSFIIELLKFRAKVDDIKGEKVESKFIPADILKLNNKEELSKQSKEIIKELDLTNQVLELLDCDYNSRTYSHISKYLCNLEQWEIKFDKNEVLSDLIAMKILPRMNISIKNKADEKYKKWIEFKTEGYKKYSDDVKFKISKMDKGLEEDNILSFWGVY